The following are encoded in a window of Mustela nigripes isolate SB6536 unplaced genomic scaffold, MUSNIG.SB6536 HiC_scaffold_1480, whole genome shotgun sequence genomic DNA:
- the LOC132008831 gene encoding cytochrome c oxidase subunit 8A, mitochondrial-like produces the protein MSLHAVQLLRGLMGLTRRLPVQRAKMHSKPPREELGTMDVAVGFTACFLCFLLPSGWVLSHLESYKKRE, from the coding sequence ATGTCTTTGCACGCGGTGCAGCTGCTGAGGGGCCTGATGGGTCTCACCCGGAGGCTCCCGGTGCAGCGTGCCAAGATGCATTCCAAGCCGCCGCGGGAGGAGCTCGGGACCATGGATGTCGCTGTTGGGTTCACCGCCTGCTTCCTGTGTTTCCTCCTGCCATCGGGTTGGGTGCTCTCGCATCTGGAGAGCTACAAGAAGCGGGAGTGA